Proteins encoded within one genomic window of Sphingosinicella ginsenosidimutans:
- a CDS encoding cation:proton antiporter: MAAEFTTTGLSDALVILGAAGVVIPAFARFRISPVIGFILIGLAVGPAGLGALAARFPWLGYVTITNPHAIEPFAEFGIILLLFAIGLELSFKRLWQMRRLVFGVGAAELLISAALIGAGLFWFGTPGSGALALGLGLALSSTALVLPLAGTDGPVGRAALAMLLFEDLALVPIIFALGAMGPQAGEEGFGPLIRVVLLGAATIAAMMVIGRLFLPRLFAQAARTKSPELFLAASLLVVIVASLLTTAVGLSPIVGALVAGILIAETDYHDEVESITAPFRGLALGIFLITVGMSVDLRIVAANWQTILIAVVGVLVAKAAVTATLLRLYGTSKGVAAETGVLMSAPSETTLIVLGAAASAQLISRDSAAFWQIVTAIGLTVTPLLAKLGQVAARRIERQRGAPEPTAVEVEPDASVSVILGFGRVGRLVADMLITHGKRYIAVDSDVDSVSAANRDGYHVIFGDAGRPNLIERLHLDNATALILTMDDPVLLVRLTRRARQLYPDLTIVARARDAAHAAELYKAGATDAVPETLESSLQLSEAVLVDLGMAMGPVIASIHEKRAELRQQIMEMGDLDREPAQRGGRLRDATTPR, encoded by the coding sequence ATGGCAGCAGAATTCACCACTACCGGACTAAGCGACGCGCTGGTGATCCTCGGCGCGGCGGGGGTCGTGATCCCGGCCTTCGCTCGTTTTCGGATCAGCCCCGTCATCGGCTTCATCCTGATCGGCCTCGCGGTCGGACCGGCGGGGCTCGGCGCCCTCGCCGCCCGGTTCCCCTGGCTCGGCTATGTCACCATCACCAATCCGCACGCGATCGAGCCGTTCGCCGAATTCGGCATCATCCTGCTCCTTTTCGCGATCGGCCTCGAACTGTCGTTCAAGCGCCTGTGGCAGATGCGGCGGCTCGTCTTCGGGGTCGGCGCCGCGGAGCTGCTCATTTCAGCAGCGCTCATCGGCGCCGGTCTTTTCTGGTTCGGCACGCCGGGCAGCGGCGCGCTCGCTCTCGGGCTCGGCCTGGCCCTGTCCTCGACAGCCCTCGTTCTGCCGCTCGCCGGGACGGATGGGCCGGTCGGTCGCGCGGCGCTCGCAATGCTGCTGTTCGAGGATCTGGCGCTGGTCCCCATCATCTTCGCCCTCGGCGCGATGGGGCCGCAGGCGGGAGAGGAAGGCTTTGGCCCGCTCATTCGGGTGGTCCTGCTCGGCGCCGCGACGATTGCCGCGATGATGGTGATCGGACGGCTTTTCCTGCCGCGCCTGTTCGCGCAGGCGGCGCGGACCAAGAGCCCGGAGCTGTTCCTCGCCGCGAGCCTGCTGGTGGTGATCGTCGCGAGCCTGCTCACCACTGCGGTCGGCCTGTCTCCGATCGTCGGTGCGCTGGTCGCCGGCATCCTCATCGCCGAGACCGATTATCATGACGAGGTCGAATCGATCACCGCCCCCTTCCGCGGCCTCGCGCTCGGTATCTTCCTGATCACGGTCGGGATGAGCGTCGATCTCAGGATCGTCGCGGCGAACTGGCAGACGATCCTGATCGCGGTCGTCGGCGTGCTCGTCGCCAAGGCGGCGGTGACAGCGACGTTGCTGCGCCTCTACGGCACCAGCAAGGGGGTCGCGGCGGAGACCGGGGTGCTGATGTCGGCGCCCTCCGAAACCACCTTGATCGTCCTTGGCGCCGCGGCCAGCGCGCAGCTCATCAGCCGCGACAGCGCCGCCTTCTGGCAGATCGTGACCGCGATCGGGCTGACCGTCACACCGCTGCTCGCCAAGCTCGGCCAGGTCGCCGCACGGCGCATCGAGCGGCAGCGCGGCGCGCCGGAGCCGACGGCTGTCGAGGTGGAGCCGGACGCGTCCGTCTCGGTGATCCTCGGCTTCGGACGTGTCGGCCGCCTCGTCGCCGACATGCTCATCACGCACGGCAAGCGCTACATCGCGGTCGATTCCGACGTGGATTCGGTGAGCGCCGCCAATCGCGACGGCTATCATGTGATCTTCGGCGATGCCGGGCGGCCGAACCTGATCGAGCGGCTGCACCTCGACAATGCCACCGCGCTCATCCTCACCATGGACGATCCGGTGCTGCTCGTGCGGCTGACCAGGCGCGCGCGGCAGCTCTATCCCGATCTCACGATCGTCGCGCGCGCCCGCGATGCCGCCCATGCGGCCGAGCTCTACAAGGCCGGCGCCACCGACGCGGTCCCCGAAACGCTCGAATCCTCGCTCCAGCTTTCGGAGGCGGTGCTGGTCGATCTCGGCATGGCGATGGGTCCGGTCATCGCCTCGATCCACGAAAAGCGCGCCGAGCTTCGCCAGCAGATCATGGAGATGGGCGATCTCGACCGCGAGCCGGCGCAGCGCGGCGGCCGTCTGAGGGACGCGACTACGCCGCGATAG
- a CDS encoding FAD-dependent oxidoreductase, with the protein MNASDLVIVGGGPAGMVAGLLFARAGARTIVVEKHGDFLRDFRGDTVHPSTLELMRELGLLEAFLKRPHDEVREITARVADRRIVVADFSHLPVACKFIALMPQWDFLDFVAEEARHYPTFELRMNAEVVDLIEEGGRIAGVTLKDGTQLRARLVIAADGRGSILRDKAGFAKRDLGAPIDVLWFRLPKGRVAHGETGGTFGAGTFVVQLDRGDYWQCAFVVAKGGASEVEARGIAAFRADVAGAAPDLADVVGELESWDQVKLLSVSLDRLETWSRPGLLAIGDAAHAMSPVGGVGINLAIQDAVAAANILAAPLSAGEPVDSRLDKVRARRLLPVRIVQRVQKAVHDRILAPTIHRRAVLQDVPLLLRLFDRLPPLRRLPARLLGLGIRREHIASPDAGLRRP; encoded by the coding sequence ATGAACGCATCCGATCTCGTGATCGTCGGGGGAGGGCCGGCAGGGATGGTGGCCGGGCTGCTTTTCGCGCGCGCCGGCGCCCGGACGATCGTGGTCGAGAAGCATGGCGATTTCCTGCGCGATTTCCGTGGCGACACGGTCCATCCCTCGACGCTGGAGCTGATGCGCGAGCTCGGGCTCCTGGAGGCGTTCCTGAAGCGTCCTCACGACGAAGTCCGCGAGATCACGGCACGCGTCGCGGACCGGCGCATCGTCGTCGCCGATTTCAGCCACCTTCCGGTCGCCTGCAAGTTCATCGCGCTGATGCCCCAGTGGGACTTTCTCGATTTCGTGGCCGAGGAGGCGCGCCACTATCCAACCTTCGAACTCAGGATGAACGCCGAGGTGGTGGACCTGATCGAAGAGGGCGGCCGGATCGCCGGCGTGACGCTGAAGGACGGGACGCAGCTGCGCGCCCGGCTCGTCATCGCCGCGGACGGGCGCGGCTCGATCCTGCGTGACAAGGCCGGCTTCGCGAAGCGCGATCTCGGCGCGCCGATCGACGTTTTGTGGTTCCGCCTTCCCAAAGGCAGGGTCGCGCATGGCGAAACCGGCGGCACGTTCGGCGCCGGCACCTTCGTCGTCCAGTTGGATCGCGGCGATTACTGGCAATGCGCGTTCGTGGTCGCGAAGGGTGGCGCCAGCGAGGTCGAGGCGCGCGGCATCGCGGCGTTTCGCGCCGATGTCGCCGGCGCCGCACCGGATCTGGCGGACGTCGTCGGCGAGCTTGAAAGCTGGGATCAGGTGAAGCTGCTTTCGGTCTCGCTCGACCGGCTTGAAACCTGGTCGCGTCCCGGGCTGCTCGCCATCGGGGATGCCGCCCATGCCATGTCGCCGGTCGGCGGCGTCGGCATCAACCTGGCGATCCAGGACGCGGTGGCGGCGGCGAATATCCTCGCCGCGCCGCTGTCGGCGGGCGAACCGGTCGATTCGCGGCTCGACAAGGTGCGTGCGCGAAGGCTGCTTCCCGTCCGAATCGTGCAGCGCGTCCAGAAGGCCGTGCACGACCGGATCCTCGCCCCGACGATCCACCGCCGGGCGGTTCTGCAGGACGTGCCGCTCCTGCTCAGGCTGTTCGATCGGCTGCCGCCGCTGCGCCGTCTTCCGGCACGCCTGCTCGGGCTCGGCATCCGGCGCGAGCACATCGCTTCGCCGGATGCCGGACTGCGTCGGCCCTAG